One Solanum lycopersicum chromosome 2, SLM_r2.1 genomic region harbors:
- the LOC101263485 gene encoding splicing factor U2af large subunit B isoform X1 — translation MPDYEANGEDIDNSGSSPLPKSRSSHGGTNPDNFTDSKPQHSSREYEKDKSSSRSREKDREKGRDRDRDRGRERDKDRDRERDKDRDRHHRDRHRDRSDRRERERTRDRDDDERHRTRDYDKQRDHDKDRESRHRHRSRSRGRSEHKSRSRSRSRSKSKRISGFDMAPPTTAMLPGATAAAGQVPGTSPGIPGMLPNMFPLTSGPFGALPVMPIQAMTQQATRHARRVYVGGLPATSNEQSVATFFSHVMSAIGGNTAGPGDAVVNVYINYEKKFAFVEMRSVEEASNAMALDGIIFEGAPCKVRRPSDYNPSLAATLGPSQPNPNLNLAAVGLSPGSAGGLEGPDRIFVGGLPYYFTEAQIRELLESFGALRGFDLVKDRETGNSKGYAFCVYQDVSVTDIACAALNGIKMGDKTLTVRRANQGTTQPKPEQESVLLHAQQQIALQRLMLQPGALATKVLCLTQVVEVDELSNDEDYQDILEDMRTECGKFGPLVNVVIPRPSPDGEHAPGVGKVFLEYGDVESASKARQSLNGRKFGGNQVIAVFYPENKFYEGDYDG, via the exons ATGCCGGACTATGAAGCCAATGGAGAAGACATAGACAATTCCGGCTCTTCTCCCCTTCCCAAATCCAGAAGTAGCCATGGCGGCACTAATCCCGATAATTTCACCGACTCCAAGCCTCAG CATAGTTCTCGTGAATATGAAAAAGATAAGAGCTCGTCAAGAAGCAGGGAAAAGGATAGGGAGAAAGGGCGTGATAGGGACCGTGACAGGGGCAGGGAAAGAGACAAAGACAGGGACAGAGAGAGGGACAAGGACCGTGATCGTCATCACAGAGATCGTCATAGGGATCGGAGTGACAGAAGGGAGAGGGAGAGGACCAGAGATAGAGATGATGATGAACGTCATCGAACTCGAGATTATGACAA GCAAAGAGATCATGACAAAGATAGAGAGAGTCGGCATAGACACAGGTCTCGTTCAAGGGGTAGATCTGAGCATAAATCAAGGTCTCGATCTCGTTCTCGATCCAAGAG CAAAAGGATTAGTGGTTTTGATATGGCACCTCCTACCACTGCAATGTTACCTGGTGCTACAGCTGCTGCAG GTCAAGTGCCCGGGACCAGCCCAGGAATTCCTGGAATGTTGCCCAACATGTTTCCTTTAACATCGGGCCCG TTTGGAGCTCTTCCTGTTATGCCGATCCAGGCAATGACACAACAG GCTACAAGGCATGCCCGGCGAGTTTATGTCGGTGGACTTCCTGCTACTTCAAATGAACAG TCTGTTGCGACCTTCTTTAGTCATGTTATGTCTGCAATTGGAGGAAATACAGCTGGTCCAG GTGATGCTGTTGTCAATGTCTATATAAACTATGAGAAGAAGTTTGCTTTTGTTGAAATGAGATCTGTAGAGGAAGCTAGTAATGCCATGGCATTGGATGGCATCATATTTGAG GGTGCACCTTGTAAGGTCAGAAGACCCAGTGATTACAACCCTTCTCTGGCTGCTACTCTTGGTCCTAGCCAACCAAACCCAAACCTCAACCTGGCAGCTGTTGGATTGTCACCAGGTTCTGCAGGAGGGCTTGAAGGCCCTGATCGTATTTTTGTTGGTGGTTTGCCCTACTATTTCACAGAAGCACAGATTAGGGAGCTGTTAGAGTCTTTTGGTGCACTTAGAGGATTCGATTTGGTCAAAGATAGAGAAACAGGGAACTCAAAAGGCTATGCCTTTTGTGTCTATCAGGATGTTTCCGTTACTGATATTGCTTGTGCAGCTCTCAATGGGATTAAGATGGGTGATAAAACCCTTACTGTTAGGCGTGCTAACCAGGGTACAACACAACCTAAGCCTGAGCAAGAGAGTGTATTGTTGCATGCACAACAGCAGATAGCTTTGCAG aGACTTATGTTACAACCTGGTGCATTAGCCACAAAGGTTTTGTGTTTAACACAAGTTGTTGAGGTAGATGAGCTCAGTAATGACGAGGACTATCAAGATATTTTAGAAGACATGAGAACTGAATGTGGAAAATTTG GTCCACTGGTGAATGTAGTAATTCCACGTCCAAGTCCTGATGGTGAGCATGCACCAGGGGTTGGAAAG GTATTTTTGGAGTATGGAGATGTGGAGAGTGCCAGCAAAGCTCGGCAAAGTTTGAATGGAAGAAAATTTGGTGGCAACCAAGTTATAGCTGTCTTCTATCCAGAAAACAAGTTCTATGAAGGGGACTATGATGGTTAG
- the LOC101263485 gene encoding splicing factor U2af large subunit B isoform X2 has product MPDYEANGEDIDNSGSSPLPKSRSSHGGTNPDNFTDSKPQHSSREYEKDKSSSRSREKDREKGRDRDRDRGRERDKDRDRERDKDRDRHHRDRHRDRSDRRERERTRDRDDDERHRTRDYDKQRDHDKDRESRHRHRSRSRGRSEHKSRSRSRSRSKRISGFDMAPPTTAMLPGATAAAGQVPGTSPGIPGMLPNMFPLTSGPFGALPVMPIQAMTQQATRHARRVYVGGLPATSNEQSVATFFSHVMSAIGGNTAGPGDAVVNVYINYEKKFAFVEMRSVEEASNAMALDGIIFEGAPCKVRRPSDYNPSLAATLGPSQPNPNLNLAAVGLSPGSAGGLEGPDRIFVGGLPYYFTEAQIRELLESFGALRGFDLVKDRETGNSKGYAFCVYQDVSVTDIACAALNGIKMGDKTLTVRRANQGTTQPKPEQESVLLHAQQQIALQRLMLQPGALATKVLCLTQVVEVDELSNDEDYQDILEDMRTECGKFGPLVNVVIPRPSPDGEHAPGVGKVFLEYGDVESASKARQSLNGRKFGGNQVIAVFYPENKFYEGDYDG; this is encoded by the exons ATGCCGGACTATGAAGCCAATGGAGAAGACATAGACAATTCCGGCTCTTCTCCCCTTCCCAAATCCAGAAGTAGCCATGGCGGCACTAATCCCGATAATTTCACCGACTCCAAGCCTCAG CATAGTTCTCGTGAATATGAAAAAGATAAGAGCTCGTCAAGAAGCAGGGAAAAGGATAGGGAGAAAGGGCGTGATAGGGACCGTGACAGGGGCAGGGAAAGAGACAAAGACAGGGACAGAGAGAGGGACAAGGACCGTGATCGTCATCACAGAGATCGTCATAGGGATCGGAGTGACAGAAGGGAGAGGGAGAGGACCAGAGATAGAGATGATGATGAACGTCATCGAACTCGAGATTATGACAA GCAAAGAGATCATGACAAAGATAGAGAGAGTCGGCATAGACACAGGTCTCGTTCAAGGGGTAGATCTGAGCATAAATCAAGGTCTCGATCTCGTTCTCGATCCAAGAG GATTAGTGGTTTTGATATGGCACCTCCTACCACTGCAATGTTACCTGGTGCTACAGCTGCTGCAG GTCAAGTGCCCGGGACCAGCCCAGGAATTCCTGGAATGTTGCCCAACATGTTTCCTTTAACATCGGGCCCG TTTGGAGCTCTTCCTGTTATGCCGATCCAGGCAATGACACAACAG GCTACAAGGCATGCCCGGCGAGTTTATGTCGGTGGACTTCCTGCTACTTCAAATGAACAG TCTGTTGCGACCTTCTTTAGTCATGTTATGTCTGCAATTGGAGGAAATACAGCTGGTCCAG GTGATGCTGTTGTCAATGTCTATATAAACTATGAGAAGAAGTTTGCTTTTGTTGAAATGAGATCTGTAGAGGAAGCTAGTAATGCCATGGCATTGGATGGCATCATATTTGAG GGTGCACCTTGTAAGGTCAGAAGACCCAGTGATTACAACCCTTCTCTGGCTGCTACTCTTGGTCCTAGCCAACCAAACCCAAACCTCAACCTGGCAGCTGTTGGATTGTCACCAGGTTCTGCAGGAGGGCTTGAAGGCCCTGATCGTATTTTTGTTGGTGGTTTGCCCTACTATTTCACAGAAGCACAGATTAGGGAGCTGTTAGAGTCTTTTGGTGCACTTAGAGGATTCGATTTGGTCAAAGATAGAGAAACAGGGAACTCAAAAGGCTATGCCTTTTGTGTCTATCAGGATGTTTCCGTTACTGATATTGCTTGTGCAGCTCTCAATGGGATTAAGATGGGTGATAAAACCCTTACTGTTAGGCGTGCTAACCAGGGTACAACACAACCTAAGCCTGAGCAAGAGAGTGTATTGTTGCATGCACAACAGCAGATAGCTTTGCAG aGACTTATGTTACAACCTGGTGCATTAGCCACAAAGGTTTTGTGTTTAACACAAGTTGTTGAGGTAGATGAGCTCAGTAATGACGAGGACTATCAAGATATTTTAGAAGACATGAGAACTGAATGTGGAAAATTTG GTCCACTGGTGAATGTAGTAATTCCACGTCCAAGTCCTGATGGTGAGCATGCACCAGGGGTTGGAAAG GTATTTTTGGAGTATGGAGATGTGGAGAGTGCCAGCAAAGCTCGGCAAAGTTTGAATGGAAGAAAATTTGGTGGCAACCAAGTTATAGCTGTCTTCTATCCAGAAAACAAGTTCTATGAAGGGGACTATGATGGTTAG
- the LOC101263485 gene encoding splicing factor U2af large subunit B isoform X3: protein MLPNMFPLTSGPFGALPVMPIQAMTQQATRHARRVYVGGLPATSNEQSVATFFSHVMSAIGGNTAGPGDAVVNVYINYEKKFAFVEMRSVEEASNAMALDGIIFEGAPCKVRRPSDYNPSLAATLGPSQPNPNLNLAAVGLSPGSAGGLEGPDRIFVGGLPYYFTEAQIRELLESFGALRGFDLVKDRETGNSKGYAFCVYQDVSVTDIACAALNGIKMGDKTLTVRRANQGTTQPKPEQESVLLHAQQQIALQRLMLQPGALATKVLCLTQVVEVDELSNDEDYQDILEDMRTECGKFGPLVNVVIPRPSPDGEHAPGVGKVFLEYGDVESASKARQSLNGRKFGGNQVIAVFYPENKFYEGDYDG, encoded by the exons ATGTTGCCCAACATGTTTCCTTTAACATCGGGCCCG TTTGGAGCTCTTCCTGTTATGCCGATCCAGGCAATGACACAACAG GCTACAAGGCATGCCCGGCGAGTTTATGTCGGTGGACTTCCTGCTACTTCAAATGAACAG TCTGTTGCGACCTTCTTTAGTCATGTTATGTCTGCAATTGGAGGAAATACAGCTGGTCCAG GTGATGCTGTTGTCAATGTCTATATAAACTATGAGAAGAAGTTTGCTTTTGTTGAAATGAGATCTGTAGAGGAAGCTAGTAATGCCATGGCATTGGATGGCATCATATTTGAG GGTGCACCTTGTAAGGTCAGAAGACCCAGTGATTACAACCCTTCTCTGGCTGCTACTCTTGGTCCTAGCCAACCAAACCCAAACCTCAACCTGGCAGCTGTTGGATTGTCACCAGGTTCTGCAGGAGGGCTTGAAGGCCCTGATCGTATTTTTGTTGGTGGTTTGCCCTACTATTTCACAGAAGCACAGATTAGGGAGCTGTTAGAGTCTTTTGGTGCACTTAGAGGATTCGATTTGGTCAAAGATAGAGAAACAGGGAACTCAAAAGGCTATGCCTTTTGTGTCTATCAGGATGTTTCCGTTACTGATATTGCTTGTGCAGCTCTCAATGGGATTAAGATGGGTGATAAAACCCTTACTGTTAGGCGTGCTAACCAGGGTACAACACAACCTAAGCCTGAGCAAGAGAGTGTATTGTTGCATGCACAACAGCAGATAGCTTTGCAG aGACTTATGTTACAACCTGGTGCATTAGCCACAAAGGTTTTGTGTTTAACACAAGTTGTTGAGGTAGATGAGCTCAGTAATGACGAGGACTATCAAGATATTTTAGAAGACATGAGAACTGAATGTGGAAAATTTG GTCCACTGGTGAATGTAGTAATTCCACGTCCAAGTCCTGATGGTGAGCATGCACCAGGGGTTGGAAAG GTATTTTTGGAGTATGGAGATGTGGAGAGTGCCAGCAAAGCTCGGCAAAGTTTGAATGGAAGAAAATTTGGTGGCAACCAAGTTATAGCTGTCTTCTATCCAGAAAACAAGTTCTATGAAGGGGACTATGATGGTTAG
- the LOC104645968 gene encoding uncharacterized protein isoform X2 — translation MNWVQRKIYLYNVTFGLYMLDWWERCLFNILVLVLLWFMCYNGFRFASELFNRFRF, via the exons ATGAATTGGGTTCAACGGAAAATTTATCTCTACAATGTCACTTTTGGTTTGTACATGCTCGACTGGTGGGAACGTTGTCTCTTCA ATATTTTGGTGCTTGTGTTGCTATGGTTTATGTGTTACAACGGGTTTCGATTTGCTTCTGAGCTCTTCAATAG GTTCCGCTTCTAA
- the LOC104645968 gene encoding uncharacterized protein isoform X1, translated as MNWVQRKIYLYNVTFGLYMLDWWERCLFNILVLVLLWFMCYNGFRFASELFNRQMW; from the exons ATGAATTGGGTTCAACGGAAAATTTATCTCTACAATGTCACTTTTGGTTTGTACATGCTCGACTGGTGGGAACGTTGTCTCTTCA ATATTTTGGTGCTTGTGTTGCTATGGTTTATGTGTTACAACGGGTTTCGATTTGCTTCTGAGCTCTTCAATAG GCAAATGTGGTGA
- the LOC101262076 gene encoding zinc finger protein ENHYDROUS-like: MNDCVGSGEVSVLSSGDQTAPCKEAAKKKRNLPGMPDPNAEVVALSPKTLLATNRFVCEICNKGFQRDQNLQLHRRGHNLPWKLRQRSSNEVRKRVYVCPETTCVHHDPSRALGDLTGIKKHFCRKHGEKKWKCDKCSKKYAVQSDLKAHLKICGTKEYKCDCGTMFSRRDSFITHRAFCDVLAKDTEKAQNAVTTPIAEEDLKVQVDVSSTPQTPRTPPPSSEPPAVPSPAAPEPLPPPGSPSTAVVSSDSPIQHPESPHTNSNGTITKHDIEETTAKSRLSGICSSSSCTGCTNSNCFTSLTGICSSSWSSSSNGSTSNSSIFSSLTGICSSTRSSSSNGSTGSISVFPSLSGICSNSRSSSSNGSTQSSSIFSSSTGICSSSIFPSSTGICSGSSIFASSTGIYSNSSSLSSNRSTSGSSIFTSLTGICSSSSNSSSNSTFASLFASSTASGSLPSQAPQFTDWFQSVAPSPPPDIEPPSSMEPISLCLAMNHGSSVFGSTGQERMQYAAAPQPSMSATALLQKAAQMGATATNSSLLRGLGILSSSSSSSGQHEWNGRQIDTDGATLAAGLGLGLPCDDGSGLKELMLGTPSVFGPKHPTLDLLGLGMAAGGGSTPGLSALITSMGGNLDVAAAARPFDSGEFCGKEFGRSS, from the exons ATGAATGATTGCGTGGGCTCTGGTGAAGTGAGTGTATTGTCTTCTGGTGATCAGACAGCTCCTTGTAAAGAAGCAGCAAAGAAAAAACGGAATCTACCTGGAATGCCag ATCCTAATGCGGAAGTGGTAGCTTTGTCACCAAAAACTCTATTGGCAACGAACAGATTTGTGTGTGAAATTTGCAATAAAGGGTTTCAGAGAGACCAGAATTTGCAGCTTCATAGAAGGGGTCACAATCTACCTTGGAAGCTAAGGCAGAGATCAAGCAATGAGGTGAGGAAGAGAGTGTATGTTTGCCCCGAAACTACGTGTGTTCACCATGATCCTTCACGGGCATTAGGCGATTTGACTGGGATCAAGAAGCATTTCTGTAGGAAACACGGTGAGAAGAAGTGGAAATGTGATAAGTGCTCGAAAAAGTATGCAGTTCAGTCTGATTTGAAGGCTCATTTGAAGATTTGTGGAACTAAAGAGTACAAATGTGATTGTGGGACTATGTTTTCAAG gaGGGATAGCTTTATCACACACAGGGCATTTTGTGATGTTTTAGCAAAAGATACTGAGAAAGCACAGAATGCAGTTACAACTCCTATTGCTGAGGAGGACCTTAAAGTTCAAGTTGATGTTTCATCGACACCACAAACACCTCGTACGCCCCCACCATCCTCAGAGCCGCCAGCCGTTCCTTCACCAGCTGCCCCGGAGCCTCTACCACCTCCTGGTTCTCCGTCAACTGCTGTAGTGTCTTCTGATTCTCCTATCCAGCATCCAG AGAGTCCACACACAAATTCCAATGGAACTATTACTAAACATGATATAGAAGAAACAACAGCAAAATCAAGGTTGTCTGGAATCTGCAGTAGTAGCTCATGCACCGGATGTACCAACAGCAACTGTTTTACAAGCTTGACTGGAATCTGCAGCAGCAGTTGGAGCTCAAGCAGTAATGGAAGTACCAGTAACAGCAGCATTTTTTCAAGCTTGACTGGAATCTGTAGCAGCACTAGGAGCTCGAGCAGTAATGGAAGCACTGGCAGCATCAGCGTTTTCCCAAGCTTGTCTGGAATATGTAGCAATAGTAGGAGCTCAAGCAGTAATGGAAGTACCCAGAGCAGCAgcatattttcaagttcaactGGGATCTGTAGCAGCAGCATATTTCCAAGTTCAACTGGAATCTGTAGCGGCAGCAGCATTTTTGCAAGTTCAACTGGAATATATAGCAACAGCAGTAGCTTGAGCAGTAACAGAAGTACCAGCGGCAGCAGCATTTTTACAAGCTTGACTGGAATCTGTAGCAGCAGTAGTAACTCAAGCAGCAACAGCACTTTTGCAAGCTTGTTTGCTTCATCAACAGCTTCAGGAAGTTTGCCGTCTCAAGCACCTCAATTTACTGATTGGTTTCAGTCCGTGGCTCCTTCACCACCACCTGATATAGAACCACCATCATCTATGGAACCAATATCTCTCTGCCTTGCAATGAATCATGGTTCATCAGTCTTTGGATCAACCGGGCAAGAAAGAATGCAGTATGCTGCAGCACCACAACCATCCATGTCTGCAACAGCATTACTGCAGAAGGCTGCTCAGATGGGTGCAACAGCGACAAACTCATCATTGTTGAGGGGTCTTGGgattttatcttcttcttcatcgtcTAGTGGGCAACACGAATGGAATGGGAGACAAATTGACACTGATGGTGCAACGTTGGCTGCAGGCCTTGGCCTTGGATTGCCATGTGACGATGGCTCTGGTCTAAAGGAACTAATGCTGGGAACTCCCTCTGTTTTCGGTCCCAAACATCCTACTCTTGACCTTCTTGGATTGGGAATGGCAGCTGGTGGAGGCTCAACACCTGGATTATCCGCTCTAATAACATCAATGGGCGGTAATCTAGATGTGGCTGCGGCAGCAAGACCGTTTGACAGTGGAGAATTTTGTGGGAAGGAGTTTGGAAGAAGTTCATGA